From a single Sphingobium lignivorans genomic region:
- the rplA gene encoding 50S ribosomal protein L1 translates to MAKISKKAKALAAAVNSEKLHGVDEAIALIKTHATAKFDETVEVAMNLGVDPRHADQMVRGVVTLPAGTGKEVRVAVFARADKAEQAKAAGAEIVGAEDLLEHIQGGNFDFDRVIATPDMMGLVGRLGKVLGPKGLMPNPKLGTVTPNVAEAVKAAKGGQIEFRVEKAGIIHAGLGKASFSNEDLRKNFDAFVDAIVKAKPSGSKGKYVRKIALSSSMGPGVKVDVAEVASA, encoded by the coding sequence ATGGCGAAGATCAGCAAGAAGGCAAAGGCTCTGGCAGCGGCCGTGAACAGCGAGAAGCTGCACGGCGTCGATGAAGCGATCGCGCTCATCAAGACCCACGCCACCGCCAAGTTCGACGAGACGGTCGAGGTCGCGATGAACCTCGGCGTCGATCCGCGTCACGCCGACCAGATGGTCCGCGGCGTCGTCACGCTCCCGGCCGGCACCGGCAAGGAAGTCCGCGTCGCCGTGTTCGCTCGCGCCGACAAGGCGGAGCAGGCCAAGGCTGCCGGCGCAGAGATCGTCGGCGCCGAGGATCTGCTCGAGCACATCCAGGGCGGCAATTTCGACTTCGACCGCGTGATCGCGACGCCCGACATGATGGGTCTCGTCGGCCGCCTCGGCAAGGTGCTGGGTCCCAAGGGCCTGATGCCAAACCCGAAGCTCGGCACCGTCACGCCGAACGTCGCCGAGGCCGTCAAGGCGGCCAAGGGCGGCCAGATCGAGTTCCGCGTCGAGAAGGCTGGCATCATCCATGCCGGTCTCGGCAAGGCCAGCTTCTCGAACGAGGACCTGCGCAAGAACTTCGACGCGTTCGTCGATGCGATCGTGAAGGCGAAGCCCTCGGGCTCGAAGGGCAAATATGTCCGCAAGATCGCGCTCTCGTCCTCGATGGGGCCGGGCGTGAAGGTGGACGTGGCGGAAGTCGCCAGCGCCTGA
- a CDS encoding retropepsin-like aspartic protease family protein, whose translation MARIHLELGSILALAGFTMLALTAPSAGNGVRAAGPVANIAVTPAVEEAGRAEIAPALPSQTIRRHKDGLFYVEGKANGHSIRFVVDTGATVVVLNRVDAAKLGIPYESLTSRSSMRTVGGSSDMRWARIDQIDMAGKRIEKINAAVVEGGLPVSLMGQNALEKLGTVTLRGDSMTIH comes from the coding sequence ATGGCAAGAATTCACCTCGAACTCGGCAGCATCCTCGCTTTGGCAGGCTTCACTATGCTGGCCCTGACTGCCCCATCCGCCGGGAACGGGGTGCGGGCGGCAGGTCCCGTCGCGAATATCGCGGTGACGCCTGCTGTCGAAGAGGCTGGGCGTGCGGAGATCGCGCCTGCCCTGCCCAGCCAGACCATCCGCCGGCACAAGGATGGCCTCTTCTATGTCGAGGGAAAGGCAAACGGCCATTCGATCCGTTTCGTGGTCGACACGGGTGCCACGGTGGTGGTGCTCAACCGGGTGGACGCAGCGAAGCTGGGCATTCCCTACGAAAGCCTGACGAGCCGGAGCAGCATGCGCACCGTCGGCGGCTCCTCGGACATGCGCTGGGCGCGTATCGACCAGATCGACATGGCCGGCAAGCGCATCGAGAAGATCAATGCGGCCGTCGTGGAAGGTGGCCTTCCCGTCTCGCTGATGGGCCAGAATGCGCTCGAGAAGCTCGGCACTGTCACCCTGCGCGGCGACTCCATGACCATTCACTGA
- the rplK gene encoding 50S ribosomal protein L11, protein MAKKITGYIKLQVPAGAANPSPPIGPALGQRGVNIMEFCKAFNAATEKEQKGTPLPTIITVYADRSFSFVTKKPPATYLIKQAVNLKSGSKEPGKVSAGKITRAQLAEIAEAKMADLNANDIEAATKIIEGSARAMGLTVVEG, encoded by the coding sequence ATGGCCAAGAAAATCACGGGCTACATCAAGCTCCAGGTGCCCGCTGGAGCCGCCAATCCCTCGCCGCCGATCGGCCCTGCGCTGGGTCAGCGCGGCGTCAACATCATGGAATTCTGCAAGGCGTTCAACGCTGCGACGGAGAAGGAGCAGAAGGGCACGCCCCTGCCGACCATCATCACCGTCTATGCGGATCGCAGCTTCTCCTTCGTCACCAAGAAGCCGCCGGCAACCTATCTCATCAAGCAGGCCGTGAACCTGAAGTCCGGCTCGAAGGAGCCCGGCAAGGTCTCTGCCGGCAAGATCACGCGCGCTCAGCTCGCCGAGATCGCCGAGGCCAAGATGGCCGACCTCAATGCGAATGACATCGAGGCAGCGACGAAGATCATCGAAGGCAGCGCCCGCGCGATGGGCCTGACCGTGGTGGAGGGCTAA
- a CDS encoding adenine phosphoribosyltransferase yields the protein MSDALRLGEGLPPRNDDLKALIRTVPDYPIAGIMFRDVSTLLLDGHAFRETIDRLASSLDPADIDLIAGIEARGFIVAAGLSYALGKGKLMLRKQGKLPGPAVGIDYALEYGSDRIEMHLGAVKPGQRIILVDDLLATGGTALAAVALLRGQGAIVEQALFVVDLPELGGGQRLRAEGVTPASLVTFEGH from the coding sequence ATGAGCGATGCCTTGAGATTGGGCGAGGGTCTTCCCCCTCGCAACGATGACCTGAAAGCCCTAATCAGGACAGTTCCTGATTATCCCATCGCCGGCATCATGTTCCGCGACGTCTCGACATTGCTGCTGGATGGTCATGCCTTCCGCGAAACCATCGATCGGCTGGCCTCATCCCTCGATCCGGCGGACATCGACCTGATCGCCGGGATCGAAGCGCGCGGCTTCATCGTGGCGGCCGGTCTCTCCTACGCGTTGGGCAAGGGCAAGCTGATGCTCCGCAAGCAAGGCAAGTTGCCCGGCCCGGCCGTAGGAATCGACTACGCCCTCGAATATGGATCCGACCGGATCGAGATGCATCTGGGCGCCGTGAAGCCGGGCCAGCGGATCATTCTTGTGGATGACCTCCTCGCCACCGGCGGTACCGCGCTCGCTGCCGTCGCGCTGCTGCGCGGCCAGGGCGCCATCGTCGAGCAGGCCCTTTTCGTTGTCGACCTTCCCGAACTCGGCGGCGGCCAACGCCTCCGCGCTGAGGGCGTGACACCTGCCTCGCTCGTGACGTTCGAAGGGCATTGA
- a CDS encoding MarR family winged helix-turn-helix transcriptional regulator, with the protein MENLETGDNAGDLIAEFGHLCLGSRLKRLGERLQSGVASQLVARGLAVQPGQLPLLWALREEGPLPVGALSARLGISQPGVSRIVAALQKDGLVIVTGVRRDKRQRRVAISPAGDALMADLSASLFPAVRDAVSALCDAAGPDFLNQIARMEEALAVRSLDTRIAAAGAGGETRHG; encoded by the coding sequence ATGGAAAATCTCGAAACCGGTGATAATGCGGGCGACCTGATCGCAGAGTTTGGACATCTGTGCCTTGGCAGCCGTCTCAAGCGGCTGGGCGAGCGCCTGCAGAGCGGTGTGGCATCGCAACTCGTGGCCCGGGGGCTCGCCGTGCAGCCGGGGCAATTGCCTTTGCTCTGGGCGTTGCGGGAGGAAGGACCGCTCCCCGTCGGAGCGCTGAGCGCGCGTCTGGGGATCAGCCAGCCGGGAGTCAGCCGGATCGTGGCCGCCCTGCAGAAGGATGGGCTCGTCATCGTTACCGGCGTCCGGCGTGACAAGCGACAGCGGCGCGTCGCGATCAGCCCGGCCGGGGATGCGCTGATGGCGGATCTATCCGCCAGCCTGTTTCCCGCCGTCCGGGATGCGGTTTCGGCGCTGTGCGACGCAGCGGGCCCCGATTTCCTCAACCAGATTGCGCGAATGGAGGAGGCATTGGCAGTGCGGTCACTCGACACACGGATCGCCGCGGCAGGCGCTGGCGGGGAGACGAGGCATGGCTGA
- the rplL gene encoding 50S ribosomal protein L7/L12 translates to MADINALVDQLSALTVLEAAELSKALEEKWGVSAAAAVAVAAPAGGAAGGDAPAAEEKTEFDVILVNDGGKKINVIKEVRAITQLGLTEAKALVESAPKAVKEGIAKAEAEEIKKKLEEAGATVEIK, encoded by the coding sequence ATGGCTGATATCAACGCTCTCGTCGACCAGCTGTCGGCCCTAACCGTTCTCGAGGCTGCCGAGCTTTCGAAGGCTCTCGAAGAGAAGTGGGGCGTCTCCGCTGCTGCTGCCGTGGCCGTCGCGGCACCGGCTGGCGGCGCCGCTGGTGGCGATGCCCCGGCTGCCGAAGAGAAGACCGAGTTCGACGTGATCCTCGTCAACGACGGTGGCAAGAAGATCAACGTCATCAAGGAAGTCCGCGCCATCACGCAGCTCGGCCTGACCGAAGCCAAGGCGCTGGTCGAGTCGGCTCCGAAGGCTGTCAAGGAAGGCATCGCCAAGGCGGAAGCCGAGGAAATCAAGAAGAAGCTCGAGGAGGCCGGCGCGACCGTCGAGATCAAGTAA
- a CDS encoding GNAT family N-acetyltransferase gives MADSPLDRPVWNALTGLQAHHARRNDHAVRFLPDIGPLAAMRTFDEAGLAAIAALAAPGELLAMIERDSVPHPPGTVLERMSAAVQMVALDPPPPVDDPRIIALGEADATEMRALAELTQPGPFAARTHVLGRFWGVREEGGRLIAMAGERMRLQGHGEVSAVCVHPDAQGRGLGMLMSRTAMASLAAQGLRPFLHCYADNVAAIATYRRCGLQVAREMVITMFRKPA, from the coding sequence ATGGCTGACTCGCCCCTCGACCGGCCGGTCTGGAATGCGCTCACGGGTCTTCAGGCACATCATGCCCGGCGCAACGATCATGCGGTGCGTTTCCTGCCCGATATCGGGCCTCTCGCGGCCATGCGCACATTCGATGAGGCCGGTCTTGCCGCCATCGCCGCGCTGGCCGCGCCCGGCGAACTGCTTGCCATGATCGAGCGCGATAGCGTGCCTCATCCGCCGGGTACGGTGCTGGAGCGCATGTCCGCTGCCGTGCAGATGGTGGCCCTCGATCCGCCCCCGCCGGTGGACGATCCCAGGATCATCGCGCTCGGCGAAGCGGATGCGACGGAGATGCGCGCGCTTGCCGAATTGACCCAGCCCGGCCCGTTCGCCGCGCGGACCCATGTGCTTGGACGATTCTGGGGCGTGCGGGAGGAGGGCGGACGGCTCATCGCCATGGCAGGCGAGCGCATGCGCCTGCAGGGACATGGCGAGGTCAGTGCCGTGTGTGTCCATCCCGACGCGCAGGGGCGGGGGCTCGGCATGCTCATGTCGCGCACGGCCATGGCCAGCCTCGCCGCACAGGGCCTGCGCCCATTTCTCCATTGCTACGCGGACAACGTAGCGGCCATCGCGACCTACCGGCGCTGCGGGCTTCAGGTTGCGCGGGAGATGGTCATCACCATGTTCCGCAAACCGGCCTGA
- a CDS encoding class I SAM-dependent methyltransferase, translated as MTAYFEIEDVSWIASEARRIWANDPGEHNRLYHLMGQQPEPELRLPPWLDLSMDPYGPDYHNEILKLWQAVFDRGSGTAGAHYDIGEHEQDAAYNECPIRFPGYFARRDPGAVQHAGYELAMLGDIFLHSGLSSGKHALEYGSGPGNVAINLARMGVSVDTVDISTTYCDHIARNAEFYGTALTPFNLPFGANPRGEDFRYDCIIFHAAFHHSLDHAALIGSIARQLKDDCVILLSNEPIYDDFYCPWGLRLDPECISVIAGRGWMELGFRFDYLRNQFCRHGLHLYRIRQTFSGIPLYAARKVAGHISFALGDYPADMLNGVHGPEPIGTWTTGSASIPIAPVAGANKVVVQLANFLPFEQEVTCLFGEDRTSMSLPSGGEATIELLLNPSQPPFVIDLILQSSVVRPSERVAGSTDDRELGILLRSLTYS; from the coding sequence ATGACCGCCTATTTCGAGATTGAGGATGTTAGCTGGATCGCATCCGAAGCCCGTCGAATCTGGGCTAACGACCCCGGCGAGCACAACCGTCTGTATCATCTCATGGGTCAGCAGCCTGAGCCGGAGCTGCGACTTCCCCCGTGGCTCGATCTCTCGATGGATCCCTATGGGCCCGATTATCACAATGAGATACTGAAGCTTTGGCAGGCTGTGTTCGACCGCGGCAGTGGAACTGCCGGTGCGCATTACGACATCGGAGAGCATGAACAGGATGCGGCGTATAACGAATGCCCCATCCGATTTCCGGGTTATTTTGCGCGACGTGATCCCGGCGCGGTCCAGCATGCGGGCTATGAGTTGGCGATGCTGGGTGATATATTCCTTCATTCGGGTCTGAGCAGCGGCAAGCATGCGCTGGAATATGGATCGGGCCCGGGTAACGTCGCCATTAATTTGGCCCGTATGGGTGTTTCGGTTGATACTGTAGATATTTCAACTACTTATTGTGATCACATTGCGCGTAATGCAGAATTTTACGGAACGGCTCTGACACCGTTCAACCTTCCCTTCGGCGCCAATCCGCGGGGAGAGGATTTTCGCTATGATTGCATCATTTTCCACGCAGCTTTTCATCACAGCCTGGATCATGCGGCGCTGATTGGCAGCATCGCGCGGCAGCTCAAGGATGACTGCGTTATCCTGCTTTCGAACGAACCGATCTACGACGATTTCTACTGCCCCTGGGGGCTGCGTCTCGATCCGGAGTGCATTTCGGTGATCGCGGGACGGGGATGGATGGAGTTGGGTTTCCGCTTCGACTATCTACGCAACCAGTTCTGTCGGCACGGGCTGCACCTCTACCGGATCAGGCAAACCTTCTCAGGAATACCGCTCTATGCGGCTAGGAAGGTCGCTGGCCATATTTCCTTTGCCCTAGGCGATTATCCGGCTGATATGCTTAACGGAGTTCATGGACCGGAACCGATCGGCACCTGGACGACGGGGAGCGCGAGCATCCCGATCGCGCCCGTTGCGGGCGCCAACAAGGTGGTTGTCCAGCTCGCCAATTTCCTGCCGTTCGAGCAGGAAGTCACCTGCCTGTTCGGCGAGGACCGCACTTCTATGTCCCTGCCAAGCGGCGGGGAGGCAACGATCGAGCTTTTGCTCAATCCGTCGCAGCCTCCCTTCGTGATCGACCTCATACTGCAGTCTTCGGTTGTCAGGCCAAGTGAACGCGTAGCCGGCAGCACCGACGATCGCGAATTGGGCATTCTCCTTAGATCCCTGACTTACAGTTGA
- the rplJ gene encoding 50S ribosomal protein L10, which translates to MDRNEKTEVVSALHASLKEMGVVVVTRNLGMSVAQSTQLRQKMREVGATYKVTKNRLAKIAIQDTDYAALSDMLVGPVGLATSSDPVAAAKAAIDFAKTNDKLEIVGGAMGTTLLNAEGVKALASMPSLDQMRATLIGLIQAPATKLAVVTKEPAAQLARVFNAYATKDAA; encoded by the coding sequence ATGGATCGCAATGAAAAGACCGAGGTCGTTTCCGCGCTTCACGCATCTCTGAAGGAGATGGGCGTGGTCGTCGTGACCCGCAATCTGGGCATGAGCGTCGCTCAGTCCACCCAGCTCCGCCAGAAGATGCGCGAGGTCGGCGCGACCTACAAGGTGACGAAGAACCGGCTTGCCAAGATCGCCATCCAGGACACCGACTATGCCGCGCTCAGCGACATGCTCGTCGGTCCGGTCGGTCTGGCGACGTCTTCCGATCCGGTCGCGGCCGCGAAGGCTGCGATCGATTTCGCGAAGACGAACGACAAGCTGGAGATCGTCGGCGGCGCCATGGGAACCACTTTGCTGAACGCCGAAGGCGTGAAGGCACTGGCTTCCATGCCCTCGCTCGATCAGATGCGTGCGACGCTCATCGGCCTCATCCAGGCGCCGGCGACCAAGCTCGCTGTCGTCACCAAGGAGCCGGCCGCGCAGCTTGCGCGCGTGTTCAACGCATACGCCACCAAGGATGCCGCCTGA